TTAGGAGGAGCCGATTTGCTGAGGCGCCCATTTTCCACGCTGAGCACAGGGCAGCGCAAGAGAATGATGCTGCTAGCGCTTGTTCTGGAAAAACCTAATGTCCTCTTACTGGACGAGCCGACGAACCATCTCGACTTCATGACCTTGGAGGCATTTGAAAAGGCTCTTCTCAATTTCGATGGAGCTGTTGTGGCTATATCGCATGACGCCACTTTTATTGAAAAAATCGCTACTCAGGAATGGAAGCTTGGAACTAGGTAAGAATATCAATTTTTTATTTTAAAAAATTCTTCGTTGACCCTCACGTTACGTTATTCCTTATTATAGGGCTATCCTTTAAAATCAAAGGGATATTGAAGGAGAACGCCGATGGTTTACACAGTTGCAAAATTAGCGAAAATTTCAGGGGTCAGCATCCGGACTCTCCACTGGTACGATGAAATAGGGCTGCTGAAGCCCGCCTACCATGGAGCCAATGGATATAGAGATACTATGAAGAAAGGGAGCTGCTGCAGCTGCAGCAAATTCTGTTCTTTAAGGAACTAGGGCTTACCCTGAAGCAGATCCTCAAAGTTATTGGCAAAAGCGATTTCGACCAAATTGCAGCTTTGCATTCCCATAGAAGGGCTTTAAGCTGCGAATGGGAGAAGGTCGGCCGGCTGCTGAAAACCATCGATAAGACAATCAAACATTTAAAAGGAAAAAAGAAAATGAAAGACAAAGAAATGTTCGATGGCTTCAACATCGGGTTAGTCAAGCTGAAGGAAGGACAGCCTTACTCTCAAGCTGAAAAAATAGTAGTCCAAAGTGTAAAAAACCCCACCAAAAACGCTGAAGACGTTGAGAAGCGGGGCAAAGCCTATTACGATAACATCGTCAAAACGGCTCATGCTCTCTTTAAAGAACTGGGTCATTGCATCGAAAAGGGATTGGATCCTGCAGATGGCGAAGTGCAAAAGATTATCAAAAAGCATCACGCCTTTGCAGAACAAACCCATTCTGCAACGCAGGAAGTGTACAAAGCGATGGCTCAATTGTATGCAGAACATCCTGAGTTCAGAAAACAGCTGGATCCCTTTCATCCAGAATTGGCTGTCTTTATGGCAGAGGCAATGAAAATATTTGCTGATCGAGAGCTATCCTAATTTTAAAGGTCCTCCTTCAAAAATGAGGGAGGATTTTATTTCTTAACGCATTCGAATAAAACGACAGAGTCAGCGCTGCAATAAGCTTTCCATTTCAGCAGGCTCATAATATCTTACCCGATAATCTTCGACTTCTGTTTTGGAAATTTCATTCGCTTCCCATAATTCATAGCGGAAAAGACCTTCGTCCACTCGTGAAATAGGATCGAAGCGCGACAGCACATGCATAACAATTTTCGAACCGTCGGGCCTGTTCACCCATCTTCCTTTCCAAATCCCTTGCGGTTCGCGAACAGACTTTAAAGTCTCGATTTCGAATACAAATTTCCCGCCGGAATTTAACCGCTCAACAACGAATGCCAAAGCCTTGTCCACCTCCTCTTGAGCGATCAGATGGCCGAATGAACCGCTCGTTATGAAAATCAAGTTATACTTCCCTGGCTGCGAGAAAGTTTCAAATGTATCTTCTGAAAGTTCGGCTGTTAATTTACAATCTGCGCATTTTTCACGGCAAACCTTAAGCATATGAGAGGAAGAATCAAAGCCTGCAACAGTATACCCTTGCTCTAAAAGCGGAATAAGAAATCTTCCTGTGCCGCACATAGGTTCAAGGATTCTTCCTTCAGCTTCTTTTGCATAATTTAAGTAGCATTTAAGAGCATCTGCCGGCGGGACTGGTTTGTCCAACTCATAGTATTCAGTGCAAAGGCTTTTATATGCGGCCGACTCTTTATTCATTTTTCTAGTCCTTTAAATCAAAAATCTAAATTATTTTGTTTTTAAGCCTTTTCCTTATATCAGATTTTTTAATTCCCTGATATTCATGAAGGAGATCGAAGGGTGCGGAAATATTCCGCTGCGTTCTTAGATTCCTCAACAGCCGTTCTTACCCTGGTAAACATTTCTCTTTCATAACGCTCTACCAATTTTGGCCAGTCGATAGGGTTTGGCGAAGATGCCAGCAGTGCCGATAGCAATCTAGCATCCTCAAGCACATTATTTCCGCCTAACCCTTTTTCTGGTGACTTTGCGATCTCAATTATTTAGGAAAAGGACTTGCAGTGCCCATGATTCGGGAATTTTTGATTAGCCATTTTCCAAATATGAAAAAGGTTCTGATCGATCCCGAAGCCTCCAATAAACGAGCCATCCACGTATATCAGAAAGCCGGCTTTAAGATCATCGGGGAGTTTATTGCGAGCTGGCATCCTGTTCCCCATTACCAAATGGAGCTTTACATGGAAAACTTAGTGAATCCCAAAAAGAAAATCGGAGCATAAAATGAGTCTAATCACTGCAGAAGAAGCCAAAATCCAAAGAGCCTCTACGGAAGAGCAAATCCGATCATGCCATAGAGTCATGAAGCAACTGCGACCTCATTTGACGGATGAACAGGCATTTGTCGAGCAAGTCCAGCGTCAACTAGCTGAAGGATACCACTTAGTGTATTGCCAAGACGGGGGAGAGGCGAGGGCTATTGCAGGATTTAGGTTCTTGGAGTTTTTAGCTTGGGGAAAGGTTCTATATATCGATGACCTAATCACTGACTCTGAAACACGGAGAAGCGGACACGGCGGAAAACTATTGAAGTGGGTAATCGAGCAGGGGAAAAAAGCCAAATGCGACCAAATCCATTTGGATAGCGGTCCACAGCGACACGATGCTCATAGACTATATCTCAACCATGGCTTTAAAATCATTGGCCATCATTTCGCTTTAGAGCCTGTTTAAAATCTTCTCATTAAGGTATAATGATAGTTTTCATAAAACCTTTGGAGGTAGTTATGACCCGCTCTTATCCAAGCGATATTTCTCGTAAACAATTTAGCAAAATCCATCTAATACTTGAGTCTACACGCAAAAAAACACGTCCACGAAGAGTTGATCTATAGGATATTTTTTGTGGAATTTTGTACATTTTAACAAGTGGTTGCCAGTGGCGTATGTTACCCATAGAATATCCTAAATGGGAATTATGTTATTATTATTTCCCTCTTTGAAATAAAAAAGATGATAAAAATTCTAAGAGTACTCTTGAAATAGTTTTAAAAAAAATGGGTTGGCGAGGTCAGAAAAAGCAGTGGTCGGAAAGAGAAAACAAGCTTTGTAATTATTGATGCTCAAAGTGTTAAAAATACTGATACAGCGGAGAAGAAAGGATATGATGCAGGGAAAAAAATATCAGGAATAAAAAGACATATAGCAGTCGATAGCCAAGGGCTTCCTCATGCGATTCACATTACCACCGCTAATATCACTGACAGAAATGGGTGTATAGAAGCATTTTCAATACATAAAAATCATTTGTTCGGTGTAAAAAATGTTTTAGCAGATGGAGGATATTCTGGAGAAAAATTTGCAAAGAGTGTGCAGGAGATATTAGGATGTATATTAGAAATAGCCAAAAGAAATACACTTCATACTTTTACAGTTATTCCCAAAAGATGGGTTGTAGAGCGTTCT
This is a stretch of genomic DNA from Candidatus Rhabdochlamydia oedothoracis. It encodes these proteins:
- a CDS encoding acetyltransferase, with the translated sequence MIREFLISHFPNMKKVLIDPEASNKRAIHVYQKAGFKIIGEFIASWHPVPHYQMELYMENLVNPKKKIGA
- a CDS encoding class I SAM-dependent DNA methyltransferase — translated: MNKESAAYKSLCTEYYELDKPVPPADALKCYLNYAKEAEGRILEPMCGTGRFLIPLLEQGYTVAGFDSSSHMLKVCREKCADCKLTAELSEDTFETFSQPGKYNLIFITSGSFGHLIAQEEVDKALAFVVERLNSGGKFVFEIETLKSVREPQGIWKGRWVNRPDGSKIVMHVLSRFDPISRVDEGLFRYELWEANEISKTEVEDYRVRYYEPAEMESLLQR
- a CDS encoding GNAT family N-acetyltransferase, which gives rise to MKQLRPHLTDEQAFVEQVQRQLAEGYHLVYCQDGGEARAIAGFRFLEFLAWGKVLYIDDLITDSETRRSGHGGKLLKWVIEQGKKAKCDQIHLDSGPQRHDAHRLYLNHGFKIIGHHFALEPV
- a CDS encoding MerR family DNA-binding transcriptional regulator, with product MVYTVAKLAKISGVSIRTLHWYDEIGLLKPAYHGANGYRDTMKKGSCCSCSKFCSLRN
- a CDS encoding TipAS antibiotic-recognition domain-containing protein, with protein sequence MKDKEMFDGFNIGLVKLKEGQPYSQAEKIVVQSVKNPTKNAEDVEKRGKAYYDNIVKTAHALFKELGHCIEKGLDPADGEVQKIIKKHHAFAEQTHSATQEVYKAMAQLYAEHPEFRKQLDPFHPELAVFMAEAMKIFADRELS